The Natrinema sp. DC36 genome includes the window CTGAGCCAATGGCAGGCGATTCCGACGGCGAAGAGTTTACAAACAAGGTATTTTATATCACTCCGAAGGGAGAGAAAATCGCATCCCAACTGTCAAACCAACTTGACGCTGAGTACGATGAGGAACTCAGAGCGTTAGTTGAGAAATATAACCCGATGGAGTTGCGAGAATTGCTCCGATACGTATACGAGGAATACCCTGCATTCACAACGGAGTCAGAGATTAAAGACGAAATATTGGTGGAGACCGCATAATGAGCACGGAAGACCTGATTCAAACAATTCAAGCTGAGGAAAGTAAGGCAACGACCAGTGCTGGGGACGATTTTTATATTCCAGAGAAATACCAGTTGGGTATCTTGACAGACTATCTCACAACCCACGACCTTGAGTACACTACTGAGGGACGCGTGTTTTGTTATCCTATTGATATTCTATGCGCTCGCAGAGAGACAACTGTCGCAATTGAGATGAAATCGGATAAGGTGAGCAGGGGAATTGAGCAAGCATGGCGAAACACGGATTTTGTCGACTTCTCCTACCTTGCTGTGTGGGAAGAACGAGTGACTGATTCCCTCGTGGAGAGAGTTGAAGAGACGCCAGTCGGCTTGTTTTCAATCTCAGAGAACGTTAATCAGGTTTGTGCACCCCAAAAAACGGGGGAACAGTTATGTAGCCGGGATATAGTGTTCAATTTGATAGAAGATAATGTTCGAGACGACACTCCGATACAACAGTCTGAATAACAAGCATGCCGTTGAGGGAGAGTATCCACGGTACGACTCGCTCATCATCGACGGAAAGATGCTTGCTTATTCTAAGAAGGCACTCCCCCAATTCATCCAAAACCTGAATCAGGAACGAAGCCTAGACTACTATGTTGAGCCGATAATCTCGGACTTCAGGTCAGGGGACGACTTCAGATATCCTGACGGAACAATCCGAGGATGGTACGATAGCTACGTAAACGAACTGGGAGATCCTCTGAAGCAAGCCCTGTTCGATTTCGATAACGTGAATCCTCGTCACTTAGACGAGGAGATTATTCGCGGAATTAGCAGGTCAGTCGTACTCTATCAGGAAAATTTTGTTCCAAACCAGCTGAAAGAGGAGTCAGGAAAGTACGAAGAGGTCGATCCGGATGAGGTAATGCCAAAAGCTGTCATCCCATGGCATCACCGGATTAACGAAAAATCGGATCTAGGACCCAACAGAACAATTCTTGACACCACGAAAGCAGAAGCTATGCTTTCTCTCAAACCCTGTATCCACACAACCAAGTCGTTCATCCGAGATCGTTCACATAGAACGAGCCTAGTTGAGCTGGTGAAGGATTATGATGTTGACGAGTGCTTCTTATTGATTGAGGAACTCGGGAAACACAACACATACGAGAGCACCTACAAGGATGTTATCGACCTCGTCTACGATATTTCAGAGGCAGGTGTCAAACCTCACTTCTATTACGGAGACTACTTCTCCAATCTGCTATCCTACTTCGGCTTAGGTGGGACAACATACGGCGTCATGTATGGTGAAGAGTACACTGAAACCACAGAGTACACTGATCAGGGCGGGATGCTTCTTCGATATTATGTGGACCAAATCAAAGATTTCCTTAAGGTCCCCGCCGCAGTCGAGTTAATGAAACGAACAGACTCCGCGATGTGTAAATGCGATATTTGCCAACGTCATTTCGACGACTGGGACGATACCGTAGCACACCAAGAAAGCGATGATCCCCTCATGAATCATCTTCAGAAACACTACATAGAACGGAGATGGCGTCATGCACGTCAGGTAGAAATCAAATCGTTCGAGACAATCATATCGAAACTGGAGTCTGATCGCCAAGAGTATGTTTATCCGTATACCAACGCTCGACAAATCAGTCCAAACAAGGACTTTGATTATCTCCCCCGGTGGATTAATGCTGTTAAGGAACGTTCAGAGCTTGTGAACTAATACACCAAAAATTATGTCTCAATTATAATATTGTTTTAACACACTAATCATTCCGTGTATTACTACAGTACTGATTGTGAGGTTTAGGTATTTTTAAATAAAGACATGGATTTCAGTAGCTAACTCATATTTATCGCTACGAGCGAAATGGGGCTAGAGCCTCTCTACCGACCAATTACCCGAACCGCATAGTATAGAGTGAAGAAGTAACTTAGAATAGTAAGACTGTTCCTTCTAATGAATAAGAATCAATACCCTTTTCTAACTAAACAGCTCCGTGAATGTCAAACTCACCATCAGCCAATTAGCTAAGTTCTGCTATCCCAGAGAGAATAGGTCTAATACAAAACAACCCCAACCGTGTTCTCTTTGCTGGCGGTTCTAAGTTAACGTTGCAAGAATTGAGAGATAGAACCTCGAGTCGGATTGAGCTCACTCAAGAAGGAAGATGTCCACGATCTGGTCAGAGGGGATCTCAGTCGGGAGGAACGACGTCAGAGGCCCTGCTGTTCGTTAGGAGGCAACCACTGTCTGCTGTAGCCTTCTTCACTACAACACTGCAGTGCTGTTACCCACAACAAGACCCCAATCCTTAGTGCTGTTAGGGACGTCTCATCTTCGATGTGACGGCCCATAGTTGTGCTGTAGCTGTCGTTGTGATATAAAACAGACAGCTGTATGTTTCAAAACTACACTCTTCGTTAACTTGTAGTAGAAGCAAACCACTGTTTGTTTCAAACGAACCCTATCCCCTGTAGACCCCTTTCCCTACTCAGGGGGAGGGGGTATTCCTGAGGAGAGAAGTCGACCTCCTTCTCTCGAGCTATGTCGGGGATCCGCTCTATCGATGCGCGCTGGGATCCAATCGTAGCCGGCTCACAGGCGACTCAGCGCATTCAGTGGGGCGCT containing:
- a CDS encoding SocA family protein; the encoded protein is MVFILFHHAGSIQGVTKLQKLLFLVEEETEFFEKYGPELAFEFTAHKMGPFSKHVYEEIRFLQQLKAIETEPMAGDSDGEEFTNKVFYITPKGEKIASQLSNQLDAEYDEELRALVEKYNPMELRELLRYVYEEYPAFTTESEIKDEILVETA